From the genome of Triticum aestivum cultivar Chinese Spring chromosome 3B, IWGSC CS RefSeq v2.1, whole genome shotgun sequence, one region includes:
- the LOC123066354 gene encoding uncharacterized protein produces the protein MAMGAWSAMKKSLLMKLSVCLVIIAMANCARDIPDSVAEHPPGYIICGEISETWHGGLCAKHGTCNKPCRAEGYDSGYCAPFPFMTYCCCKQNCGKSSSLQPHRSSIMCN, from the exons ATGGCCATGGGAGCGTGGTCGGCGATGAAGAAGAGCTTATTAATGAAGCTGAGTGTGTGTCTGGTGATCATCGCCATGGCTAACTGCGCTCGGGACATCCCTGACTCCGTTGCTGAGCACCCTC CCGGATACATCATCTGCGGCGAGATCAGCGAGACGTGGCACGGGGGGCTGTGCGCCAAGCACGGCACCTGCAACAAGCCGTGCCGGGCGGAAGGGTACGACTCGGGCTACTGCGCCCCCTTCCCCTTCATGACCTACTGCTGCTGCAAACAGAACTGTGGCAAGTCGTCGTCTCTGCAACCACACAGGAGCAGCATTATGTGCAACTAA
- the LOC123072213 gene encoding homeobox protein LUMINIDEPENDENS: MELAPFKPAAGALVEWGGAGSIPAMVAAQQQQLHAQADQLQRLVVAQCRLTGVNPLAQEMAAGALSIKIGKKPRDLLNPKAVNSMQSLFAVKDTLGKRETREISALCGLTVTQVREFFASQRTRVRKAVRLSREKALKLEASKTALKLEASKTALKLEASKTATNICSLNTEQTPLDIETHAQVVEPLSTLEPLEMFQSSSQLAEAPQSSLQQPEVQQCTATPIPVTPTGTIQPTDAKINPDSVQKETKQEEVAPGVESEDKKFLDSIFALMRKEETFSGQVKLMEWILQINNATILSWFLTMGGLTIVSTWLSQAATEEQTTVILIIFKVLLHLPLHKALPAHMSVVLRTINRLRFYRTQDISGRARNLLSRLSKVLVRSQASKKPQKDLICKQRISEILHDESWRSEVDITEEILALTEGASESRKPEPKKTPLLLTASADESYKKSPVQTKSKERRKVQLVEHPNRKAAGKNAHSARSTCTNNSRPLSADDIQKAKMRAMFMQEKYGKVDTSKVSDKPETTENKKPSGLVNSNEPRMPRSPLTSTAKQPVDPSPSTSIQNAVPLSDNPEILATPKLNIAPRETPIEKLDSKRVHWQIPPEVWIDPSWSVSAGENSKELDVQAQRNRREKETFYASPKDIPSNPKDPWDLEMDFDDSLTPEIPIEQPPDADTMEVDSVGAAPPNVVVPGEIQQVGSTSSSSLTVAAGANGAASEPDLELLAVLLKNPQLVFALSSNEVGNLPTEQTVALLDMLKQTGLGLSELVNSLPNGAGVPNEPEPVPETIPTSLPSPTPPKDLPASVGWRSDFPTHARPSNSQQAHLPNNGNTPFASEVHQSFSNVVSPLPSQPYTSVSALPAHIQSNAPSLPPQSAVSVNSLTQYAAPMNNMFDRTSVHQHTQPYGLASDPTAVAIHQQPAVNKPAHEFQNMSNSGLARSLTPEPNAAAYATFPWQSGAANVASTGRSTTPDQWADRVTNSFNDASAPHLNQSAYSNQSLQSTYDAYGSSTSASSQGLNRNGYTQTSEYQMSGRNVRQRHSLSPEPGSARVYGGTQGYIPEVSKLVNYGQQSYNPPVASTDWSSGQQSYTPAEPSRDWSSLQQRYTSAESSRDRSTGQQGYTPAEPSRQWSSGQQSYTPAEPSRQWSSGQQGYTPAESSNHQWSSGQQGYTPAGPSNHRSSGQQGYTPAEPSRQWSSAQQGYTPSEPSGQQGYTPAEPSRPWSTASQGAQNPDTSRQWSGAGKQQDYYNIPSDGRSPYDQRRRRLWE; this comes from the exons ATGGAGCTCGCCCCCTTCAAGCCCGCGGCCGGCGCCCTCGTCGAGTGGGGCGGCGCGGGCTCGATCCCCGCGATGGTGGcggcgcagcagcagcagctgcacGCGCAGGCCGACCagctccagcgcctcgtcgtcgccCAGTGCCGCCTCACCGGCGTCAACCCGCTCGCCCAGGAGATG GCTGCTGGTGCATTGTCTATCAAGATAG GTAAAAAACCAAGGGATCTGTTGAATCCGAAAGCAGTTAATTCCATGCAGTCACTTTTTGCTGTGAAAGATACTCTTGGCAAGAGAGAAACTCGTGAAATTAGCGCACTTTGTGGGCTTACTGTTACACAG GTAAGGGAGTTTTTTGCAAGTCAGCGTACACGAGTAAGAAAAGCTGTCCGTTTGTCACGAGAGAAAGCACTCAAATTGGAGGCATCCAAGACGGCACTCAAATTGGAGGCATCCAAGACGGCACTCAAATTGGAGGCATCCAAGACGGCTACCAATATATGCTCCTTGAACACTGAGCAGACACCTCTTGACATTGAGACACATGCTCAAGTTGTCGAACCTTTGAGTACTTTAGAACCATTGGAGATGTTTCAAAGCTCTTCACAACTAGCGGAGGCCCCTCAGAGCTCTCTACAACAACCAGAGGTCCAGCAGTGCACTGCAACCCCAATCCCTGTCACCCCTACGGGAACAATCCAACCAACTGATGCTAAGATTAATCCAGATTCTGTTCAAAAGGAAACCAAACAAGAGGAAGTTGCTCCTGGTGTTGAGTCAGAAGATAAAAAGTTTTTGGATAGTATCTTTGCCCTAATGCGAAAGGAGGAAACGTTTTCTGGACAGGTCAAGTTGATGGAATGGATTCTTCAAATAAATAATGCTACGATTCTTAGTTG GTTCTTAACAATGGGTGGTTTGACTATTGTGTCAACATGGCTGAGCCAAGCAGCTACTGAAGAGCAAACAACTGTTATTCTCATCATTTTCAAG GTGCTTCTTCACCTTCCACTACATAAAGCTTTGCCAGCCCACATGTCAGTTGTATTGCGAACTATCAACAGATTGCGGTTTTATAGGACACAAG ACATATCTGGTAGGGCCAGAAACCTGCTCTCCAGATTGAGCAAAGTGCTCGTACGGAGTCAGGCATCGAAGAAACCTCAAAAGGATTTAATCTGTAAACAAAG GATAAGTGAAATTCTCCATGATGAGTCCTGGAGATCTGAAGTTGATATTACT GAGGAGATCCTTGCCTTGACTGAAGGTGCAAGTGAGAGCAG AAAGCCTGAGCCCAAGAAAACTCCACTGCTGCTCACTGCTTCTGCTGATGAGTCGTATAAAAAGAGTCCTGTGCAGACAA AGTccaaagaaagaagaaaagttcaACTTGTAGAACATCCAAATCGGAAAGCTGCCGGAAAGAACGCTCATTCTGCAAGGAGCACATGTACAAATAATAGCAGACCATTATCTGCAGATGATATTCAAAAAGCAAAGATGCGTGCCATGTTTATGCAGGAGAAGTATGGCAAGGTTGACACAAGTAAAGTGTCTGATAAACCTGAGACGACAGAAAATAAAAAACCCTCTGGCTTGGTCAACTCAAATGAGCCTCGTATGCCCAGAAGTCCCCTCACATCAACTGCTAAGCAACCTGTTGACCCAAGCCCATCAACTTCTATACAAAATGCTGTACCTTTGTCTGATAATCCAGAAATCCTGGCCACTCCGAAGCTAAACATAGCTCCCAGAGAGACCCCCATAGAGAAATTGGATTCCAAGAGGGTTCATTGGCAGATACCACCAG AGGTGTGGATAGACCCCTCGTGGAGTGTTAGTGCTGGGGAAAACAGCAAGGAGCTTGACGTTCAGGCACAGAGAAATCGACGCGAGAAGGAAACCTTTTATGCAAGTCCAAAGGACATCCCATCGAATCCCAAGGACCCATGGGATTTGGAAATGGACTTTGACGACAGCCTGACCCCAGAAATTCCAATTGAGCAGCCACCAGATGCTGACACTATGGAGGTGGATAGCGTGGGAGCTGCCCCTCCAAACGTTGTTGTTCCTGGTGAGATCCAGCAAGTTGGATCAACCTCGTCATCGTCTCTGACAGTCGCTGCTGGTGCAAATGGTGCAGCTTCTGAGCCAGATCTTGAGCTGCTTGCAGTGCTGCTCAAGAATCCACAGCTTGTATTTGCTCTATCATCTAACGAGGTGGGGAACCTGCCAACCGAGCAGACCGTCGCGCTCCTGGACATGCTGAAGCAGACTGGCCTTGGACTTTCGGAGCTGGTCAATAGTCTGCCCAACGGTGCGGGGGTTCCAAACGAGCCTGAACCCGTCCCTGAAACTATCCCTACTTCACTTCCATCACCGACTCCTCCAAAAGATCTTCCAGCAAGT GTGGGCTGGAGATCTGATTTTCCGACGCATGCGAGGCCTTCAAACTCGCAGCAGGCGCATCTACCAAATAATGGAAACACACCTTTTGCAAGCGAAGTGCACCAAAGCTTCTCAAATGTTGTTAGTCCGTTGCCTTCACAACCCTATACTTCAGTTTCTGCCTTGCCGGCACACATCCAAAGTAATGCCCCGTCTTTACCACCTCAGTCCGCGGTCTCAGTAAATTCACTGACTCAGTATGCTGCGCCCATGAATAACATGTTTGATAGAACTTCGGTACACCAACATACCCAGCCATATGGCTTGGCGTCTGATCCTACTGCAGTGGCCATCCATCAGCAGCCAGCGGTAAATAAACCAGCCCATGAATTTCAGAACATGTCAAACTCCGGTCTAGCACGTTCCTTGACACCCGAGCCGAATGCCGCAGCTTATGCGACATTCCCCTGGCAGTCTGGTGCTGCTAATGTTGCAAGCACTGGACGAAGTACAACACCTGATCAGTGGGCGGACCGTGTTACTAATTCATTTAATGATGCGTCTGCACCCCATCTTAACCAGAGTGCTTACAGCAACCAAAGCTTGCAGAGCACATACGATGCCTATGGTTCTTCTACCTCAGCCTCATCCCAGGGACTGAACAGAAATGGTTACACCCAAACGTCAGAGTACCAGATGTCAGGGCGTAACGTTCGCCAGCGACACTCGCTATCCCCTGAGCCAGGTTCCGCTAGAGTGTACGGTGGCACGCAAGGGTACATTCCGGAGGTGTCTAAGCTGGTTAATTATGGGCAGCAGAGCTACAATCCTCCTGTGGCATCAACTGACTGGAGTTCCGGGCAGCAGAGTTACACCCCAGCTGAACCATCAAGGGACTGGAGTTCCTTGCAGCAGAGATACACTTCGGCTGAATCATCAAGGGACCGGAGCACTGGGCAGCAGGGTTACACCCCAGCCGAACCTTCAAGGCAGTGGAGCTCGGGGCAGCAGAGCTACACTCCAGCTGAACCTTCAAGGCAGTGGAGCTCCGGGCAGCAGGGCTACACTCCAGCTGAGTCTTCAAACCACCAGTGGAGCTCCGGTCAGCAGGGCTACACCCCAGCTGGGCCTTCAAACCACCGGAGCTCCGGGCAGCAGGGCTACACTCCAGCAGAGCCTTCAAGGCAGTGGAGCTCGGCGCAGCAGGGCTACACCCCATCCGAGCCTTCAGGCCAGCAGGGCTACACCCCCGCTGAGCCGTCGAGGCCGTGGAGCACGGCCAGCCAGGGGGCCCAAAACCCTGACACATCAAGGCAATGGAGCGGCGCCGGGAAGCAGCAAGACTATTACAACATTCCGAGCGACGGCCGGAGTCCGTATGACCAGCGCCGGAGAAGACTATGGGAGTGA